The Kordia sp. SMS9 DNA window ATCCACACCTTTTAAAGAATAGTCAATATCATCACAATAAGAAATCGTGTAGTTGATGGTTCCATCTGTTACAGGAATGATTTCTGAATTTCCATCAATAAATAATTGAATGTATCCATCTGTTACATTATCACCATTACAGTTGACAAATGTTCCTGAGAGTGTTGAGGTATTTTGTCCGCCTGTTACCGTAATGACAACATCCGTGTCTGTGGTAAAAGGTCCAATGGTTGTGGTAAATGGTTCTCCAGGACATAATGGATTTGGAACGGTGATTGTGAGTTCTTCACCTTCTGGCACCAAACCGCATTCTTCACCAGCAGCATTCGTAAATCCGTACGTTCCTGTATTATTTAGTAGTGAAGAATACACATCTAATTCTGTGTATGATAATGGTCTTCCTGCTTCGTCTATGAGTTTTATACATAAATATACGGATGGATACGGATAGTCATAATTCCAAAAAGAAAAGTGACTTACTTCTCCAACATACATATTTCCTTGCAGTGTTGCTTCTCCTTCTTCCACCCAATATCCTAATTCTTCATCAAAATGCCACAACGGAATCGTTGCTGGTGGATTGACAGAGTTTGCAGGTACAGGCATGGTAATTTGTGAAGTACTTCCATCAGAGAGTTGTAACAATTCTCCCGTTGAACTCATAAGCTCTACAGCCAACATTCCATAAGTTTCTAAGGTTACTGCATCGCCACTTCCATCTTGTGCAAATAGCATTCCTGGCATCATTGCTGCCATGTTTTCATCTTCGGGACTTAAATGTTTTAGTACTACATCTACTTGTCCTGTATATGGCGAACCATCTTGGCGAGTGTAGTTTCCATTCAATGCTACTTCCGTACCATTGCTTAGATTGACCATCGCAGTTTCACCAGAAGTAACCGTTGCAATAATGTCTTCATTTAATAGCATGATTTCAATGCGGTTTACTTCCGTGATGGATGGCGCTAAGGCTCTAGAACCTTTCATGTATCCTGCTTTTTCAGCAGTGATGTATGCAAATTTTTCGAATACTTCTGAACTGGATGCTGAAAACATTCCAAATAAGTCGGTCGTGGTAACGGTTGTTCCAATTCGGATAGTGGCACCTTGAATGGGATTGTTTTCTTCGTCAACAATGCGTCCTAAAAAACGTGCGTTTACAGAAGTTCCAAAGTTTTCTTCAAAGTTAATTGGGATTACAGGTTGCTCTTCTTCAGCAACTTGTTGTGGTACTACATTGTCGTCATTTTCACAAGAGAATGTGCATAATAATAACATACAGCATAGGAATACTAGTGATTTTTTCATCGGCTTTTGTTTAGTTAATTCACTAATATAACAATTACCTCACATTTATTCCTACCCTAGGAACTATATTTCTTACTGATTTTGAATGTAATAGTTATTTTCCATCTACATAGTCTTGCAAATACGCATAGCGTTCTGTCAATTTTCCGTCAGCAGTTGTCATTTTAGCTCGAGCTAATACACCATCTTTGTCACCATTGTAGAATGCGGGAATGACATGTTGTAAGAACATCTCTCCAAAACCTTCACTGGCATCTTTTGGCAATTCGCAGGGTAAATTGTCTACTGCCATTACGGTAATAGCATTTTTAGCATTGAAAGCAACTTCTTTTTCGGTTTGCGGATCGTAGCCATAAAAAGGATCGGCAATGGTAGAAGGACGAATAGTGCTTGCTACAGGTCCGTCAATATCGCACGAAATATCGGCTACTAAATTGATGTTGAAATCTGGATGTTTGGCATCTTCTCGTGTGAATAGAAACGGCGCACCATCACCGTAGAAATGTCCTGCAATGAAGAAATCGGACACTTTTGCATACGGCATAAAGTTACTTTTGTAGCCTGTTGGATTTTTGTAAAATGCGAACTTATCGCCTACTTTTCCATCTTCGCGTACGTTGTATTCCATCACATCGATCATACAGTATACGGGCTCCGAAAATTCTGATGTTAAGTAAATAGCGTCTGAAACTTCTTTGATGCCTAAATGATCTAGTATTTCTTTGGCGCCATAAGCAACTTTTCCTGTTCCTGAGAGTAGAATTTTTATGTTGGGAATGGTGATTTTGTCCAATTCTTTTTTTACTTCATCTAAATCGGCAAGTGTTTCTACTTTTGGTAGATGGAACAATTTGTCGCGTAATCCTAACGCACGAAAACCGTTGTAGGCGCCCACTAAACCTGCATAGCGTCCGAAACCGATCAAACGTCCACCATTGTCTTTGGTGATCACTTCATGATCGTACATTTCAATGTTTTTTGCCAACATTGCCTGTAATAATTTACGATTGTACGGTTGTTTTTTAATCGTATGTGAAAAGAAAAAGTATTTTTTGTTGGGAATTAAATGATCGAGTGGCACTTCTTTTACGCCGATCATGACATCGCAATCTGACACATCATCAGTGACTTCAAATCCTTTTTCCGCATACGCGTTATCAGTAAACACACGAATATCAGAGCTTTCTACTTTGAAAGTGGCTTGTGGAAACTGCTCGTTGGCTTCGGCAAGTTTTTCGGGAGAGAATACTACGCGTCTGTCTGGCGGATTTTTACGTTCTTTGATGATGGCAAATTTCATGGGCTATTTTCTCTTTTAAATTTTTTTCGAAGATATTAGATTTTAAAAGTTTTTACAACTGATTTTTCATCTGATTGAAACTTTAGCTATTGTTAGCAGTTAGTATTATTTAAAATAAATTGATTACACACACCTTGAATACTTTAAAAAAGTGTTAACTACGGAAAAACCTTACTTTAAATTTAGATACAATTGGTATTTTTAGGTGTATTAATAAAAAAAAGTTATTATGTTAAAAAATCTTTTACGCTTACCGGAAGTAACACAATTAAAAAAAGAAGAACAACTTCGAATTAATGGTGGTATTGTTTGTAATTATGAATGTTGGGAAACCGTACCTTCGCCACCATGCATCTGTTTTAGATGGGAATAATTACTTTAAATGAGTGTCAGAATGGCATACTATTACTCAAAAAGTGTGTTTTGCAT harbors:
- a CDS encoding NAD(P)-dependent oxidoreductase translates to MKFAIIKERKNPPDRRVVFSPEKLAEANEQFPQATFKVESSDIRVFTDNAYAEKGFEVTDDVSDCDVMIGVKEVPLDHLIPNKKYFFFSHTIKKQPYNRKLLQAMLAKNIEMYDHEVITKDNGGRLIGFGRYAGLVGAYNGFRALGLRDKLFHLPKVETLADLDEVKKELDKITIPNIKILLSGTGKVAYGAKEILDHLGIKEVSDAIYLTSEFSEPVYCMIDVMEYNVREDGKVGDKFAFYKNPTGYKSNFMPYAKVSDFFIAGHFYGDGAPFLFTREDAKHPDFNINLVADISCDIDGPVASTIRPSTIADPFYGYDPQTEKEVAFNAKNAITVMAVDNLPCELPKDASEGFGEMFLQHVIPAFYNGDKDGVLARAKMTTADGKLTERYAYLQDYVDGK